CTTGCCGGCCTCGATCCAGGGCCGCATGACCTCGATCAGGTAGAAGCGCTCGTACTCCTCGAAGTCCGCCGCCGCGGTGGGGAACATCAGGAGGGGGAAGCCGTAGTGACCATAGACGGCGATCGGCATCTTCTTGCCGATGCGATCGCTGTACCAGTGATGAACCTCTTTTCTCATGAGATCCTTTCTCTCTTGACGCAACGTTGACTTCCACCGGGTGAGCCGGTCCTTACCCATTGAAACAGAATAAGGCCCGTTTGTCAGTCGCGAGATCCGGCGTCGGTGTGGGTTCGGCCATTGTATCACCCGGCCCGAATCCGGCACGCAAGTTTGGGCGTCGCACCGGCGATAACCCTCCAAACGGATTAACAACAGCTAATGCTTCTTGCAAGGTCCGATGAAAGGGCAACGATGATGAACCGCATTCAACGTCTGGCACTCGCCTTCACGCTGGCCCTCGGCCTGAGCGGGTGCGGCATGCTCCCCGCGGGCCTGCAGACCGGCACCGGCGACCAGGTCACGGCGCAGAAGCACAAGGCCGGCGCCCTCTCGCTCATCGTCCTGCCCGACATGGGTCACGCGACGCTCGTGGATGCGATCCGCGGCGCCAAGAAGTCGATCATGGTCGAGACCTACATGTTCACCAACTACGACGCCAGCGCCCAGCTGGTGGCTGCGCTGGTCGAGCGCGCCAAGGCGGGCGTCGAGGTCAAGGTGATCCTGGAGGCGAACCCCTACATCCCGCCCAAGCCGCTCGCCCCCGGTGAGCAGCCGAGCTTCGGCAACAACGTGAACAAGGACACCATCCAGGCGCTCATCGCGGGCGGGGTGCGGGTCAAGCGCTCGAGCCCGAAGTTCCGCTACACCCACCAGAAGACCATGGTCATCGACGAGCAGACCGCCTACATCATGACCCTCAACTTCACCAACTCGGGCCTGACCACCAACCGCGAGTACGCGGTGGTGGACCGCGACCCCTCGGACATCAGCGAGCTCAAGCGCATCTTCGAGGCCGACTGGGAGGAGCTGACCTACCTGCCCAAGGACCCCGACCTGGTG
This portion of the Pantanalinema sp. genome encodes:
- a CDS encoding phosphatidylserine/phosphatidylglycerophosphate/cardiolipin synthase family protein, with protein sequence MNRIQRLALAFTLALGLSGCGMLPAGLQTGTGDQVTAQKHKAGALSLIVLPDMGHATLVDAIRGAKKSIMVETYMFTNYDASAQLVAALVERAKAGVEVKVILEANPYIPPKPLAPGEQPSFGNNVNKDTIQALIAGGVRVKRSSPKFRYTHQKTMVIDEQTAYIMTLNFTNSGLTTNREYAVVDRDPSDISELKRIFEADWEELTYLPKDPDLVVSPNNSRARILKLIDSAKKTLMVQCEFVSDPEIAAHLGARARAGVDVKVMMAQFDKDPNTGRDSNADSQALLNGQGVNQVLFGKSIKMHAKMILADNARAYVGSENMTSNSLDNNREMGVVVEDKGIVETLAKTALKDWAAR